The following nucleotide sequence is from Chryseobacterium sp. CY350.
GCAGGAATTTGTTCGCAAAATACGCTGAACGCTCAGGCTAAATCAACAAAAACAGTATCGACTACAGATAAAGGTTTAGACATCAGTCTGATGGATAAATCGATTCGCCCTCAAGATGATTTTTACAATTACGTGAGCGGTACCTGGATGAAAACTGCTAAAATACCTTCTGATAAACCAACTTGGGGAAGTTTCAATAAATTGGCAGACGATACAGACAACAATTCGATGACGATTTTAAATTCTCTTCTGAAAGACAAGTTTGCAGACGGAAGTGAAGGTAAAAAAATCCAGGATCTGTATGCAACGTACATGAATATGGAGAAGAGAAATGCTGACGGAATAAAGCCTATTCAGGAAAATATCAATAAAATTGATGCGATTAAAAATCTTAAAGATCTTCAGAATTATTTAACTTCTGTAACAAAAGAAGGCGACAACGCATTCTACAGTTGGGGAGTGTATTCTGATCTTAAAGATTCTAATATGAATGCAGTCTATCTTGGTGATGCATCTTTGGGAATGGGAAGAGATTATTACCAAAAAGTAGATGTGAAAAACACTGAAGCGCTTGCAGAATACCAAAAGTATGTGGCTTCTATGCTGAAAGAATTAGGATACAAAAATGCTGATGAAGCTGCAAAAGGAGTCGTAGATTACGAAAAAAATATTGCTAAAAATTTACTTACCAACGAGCAGAGTAGAGACAATACTTTACAGTACAACCCAAAAACGATTGCCGAACTTTCTTCTTTGGTAAAAAACGTAGATCTAGCTTCTTATCTTAAAAAAGTAGGCGTAGATACAAACAGAGTAATCATCGGTGAAATAGGATATTACAAAAACTTTGATCAGTTGGTGAATGAAAAGAATGTTCCGGTAATTAAAGATTATCTTAAGTTTCACATGATCAATGGTGGAGCTTCTTATTTAAGTGAAAAATTGGGAGATACTAAATTTGCTTTTTATGGTAAATATTTAAGAGGTCAGCAGGAGCAGAGAGCTTTAAACAAAAGAGGTTATGAGTTGATCAACGGTTCTTTGGGTGAAGCATTCGGTAAGCTGTATGTTGAAAAATATTTCCCGGCTGAAGCAAAAGCTCAGATGGTAGAACTGATTGATTATTTAAAGAAAAGTTTTGGCGTTCATATCAATAATTTAGCGTGGATGTCTTCTACTACGAAGGAAAAAGCAATGCAGAAATTAAATAAATTTACTGTAAAAGTTGCTTATCCTGATACTTGGAAAGATTATTCTAAATTAAATATCACGCCGGAATCTAAAGGTGGAAATTTATATTCAAATCTTCAGAATATTGCAGAATGGCAGTACAATAAAGATTTAGCCAAAATCGGAAAACCTGTAGATAAAACAGAATGGGGAATGACGCCTCAGACGGTAAATGCATATTACAATCCGGTATACAATGAGATTGTTTTCCCTGCTGCAATTCTTCAGCCGCCTTTCTTTAATCCTAAAGCTGATGCTGCTGTTAATTTTGGTGGAATTGGTGCAGTTATCGGTCACGAGATCAGCCACGGTTTTGATGATTCTGGTGCACAGTTTGACGCAGAAGGAAACTTAGTAGATTGGTGGACTCCTGAAGATAAAGCCAACTTTGAAAAAGCAACAAAAGCTTTGGCTGCACAATACGACAAATATGAGCCTGTAAAAGGAACTTTTGTGAACGGAACTTTCACAAACGGTGAAAATATTGCAGATTTAGGTGGTGTAAATATCGCTTACGATGCGTTACAAATGTATTTGAAAGATAAAGGAAATCCTGGTGTAATCAGCGGTTATACTCAGGACCAGAGATTTTTCCTAAGCTGGGCAACCGTTTGGAGAACTTTATCGAGTGAGAAATATATGGTAAACCAAGTAAAAACAGATCCGCACTCTCCTGGATATTTCAGAAGTTTCGGTCCGTTGACAAACGTTGATGCTTTCTACAAAGCATTTGATGTAAAACCTGGTGACAAATTATACAAGAAACCGGAAGACAGAATTAAAATCTGGTAATCAATAAACAATATATCGAAACCGCTCAGCTATGAGCGGTTTTTTTATTCAGTAGGAATGGGTTTTAGCCCGTTTTTTTAACGAAAATATTCAAATGGCCTAAGCCAAATTTACGTTTTCTTGTTAATGATTAAGGATAATGAAAATAGTAGCAAAAACAATTTAACATAATTTCTTATATTTGATCAAACTGATTACAATTCAAAATTAATTCAATGAAAAAACTAAATATTGCAGTACTTGCATTCTCGGGTATTGTCTTTTTAAATTCTTGCGGAACATCAAAAAATATGGAAACTCCAAAAGCTGAAACCACAGTTGCCGTTGATGAGCCTGCAAAACAGGAAACCAAAGAGGAAGGTTTAAATCTATCTTATATGGACAAAACCGTTCGTCCACAGGATGATTTCTTTAATTATGTTAACGGAAATTGGGTTAAAAACACTCAGATTCCTTCAGATAAAGCGAGCTGGGGATCTTTCAATGCTTTGAGAGAAAATGTGGATGATGCTTCTTTGAGTATTTTAAATAAAATTTTAACTGAAAAATATTCTGAAGGATCAGAAGGTCAGAAAATACAAAATCTGTACGCTTCTTTTATGGATATTAGCAAGAGAAATGCTGATGGTTTAAATCCGATCAAAGGAGATTTAGCCAAAATTGATGCAATAAAAAATGTAAATGATCTTCAGAAATATCTTTTAGAAGCCACCAAGCTGGGCGACAATTCATTTTATGGATGGAGAGTCGGTGCAGATATGAAAAACTCAAAGATGAATGCAGTTTATCTTGGCGGTCCAGATCTTGGTCTGGGAAGAGATTATTATCAAAAAGTGAATGAAGCAAATACAAAAACTTTAGCTGAATATCAAAAGTATGTAAGCCAGTTGTTTGGAGTTTTAGGCTATAAAAATTCTGATGCTGCGGCAAAAAATGTGGTTGATTTTGAGAAACAATTAGCGAATTATTTATTAACTCTAGAGCAAAACAGAGATGCCAATTTAAGATATAACCCTAAAAATGTCTCTGAACTATCAGGATTGGTAAAAAATGTAAATCTCCCAAAATATCTAAAAGAAGCTGGTGTAAATACCGATAAAGTAATCGTTGGTGAGTTAAAATATTACCAAAATATGGATCAGTTTATCAATCAAAAAAATCTTCCTTTGCTGAAGGATTATTTGAAATATCATGTTGTGAATGGTAATGCAAGCAATTTGAGTGAAAGTTTAGACGATATTCGTTTCAATTTTTATTCTAAGTATCTTCAGGGCCAGAAAGAGCAACGTGCGATGGATAAACGAGGTCTTGCTCTTGTTAATGGTGTTTTAGGTGAGGCTTTCGGGAAATTATATGTGGATGAATATTTTACGCCGGAATCTAAGCAGCAGATGGAAATGTATATTGATTACATTTTAAAATCATTTAAAAACCATATCAATGAAATGGATTGGATGTCTCCGGAAACCAAAGTGAAAGCTCAGGAAAAACTATCTAAATTCACTGTAAAAATAGCATATCCTGATCAATGGAAAGATTATTCCAGATTAAAAGTAGATGCTCCGGCTCAGGGCGCGACTTTATATTCAAACTTACAGAATGTTTCGGCTTGGCAATATGAAAAAAGTCTTGAGAAAGTAGGAAAACCTGTTGATAAAACTGAATGGGGAATGTCTCCGCAAACTGTAAATGCTTATTACAGCGGTTCAAATAATGAGATTGTTTTCCCCGCAGCGATTCTTCAGCCACCATTCTATAATCCTAAAGCTGATGCAGCCGTTAATTTTGGTGGAATTGGTGCGGTTATCGGTCACGAAATTTCTCATGGTTTTGATGACAGCGGATCAAGATTTGACGGTGATGGAAACTTAAATAACTGGTGGACGGAGCAGGATCGTAATAACTTCGATGCAAAAGTCGCACAGTTAGCGGCTCAATACAACGCTTATGAGCCTGTAAAAGGAAGCTTTGTGAATGGGAAATTTACCAGCGGTGAGAACATCGGTGACTTAGGTGGAGTAGCTGTTGCTTATGACGCACTTCAAATGTATTTGAAAGATAAAGGAAATCCGGGACTGATCAGTGGGTTTAATCAGGATCAGAGATTTTTCATGAGTTGGGCAACAGTCTGGAGAACCAAATCTACAGATCAATATATGATCAATCAGGTGAAAACAGATCCGCATTCGCCGGGATATTTCAGGGCATTCGGGCCGCTGGTGAATCAGGATGGGTTTATAAAAGCTTTTGATATAAAACCGGGAGATAAATTATACAAAGCTCCGGAAGAAAGAATTAAAATCTGGTAGATTTTTAAACAAAACTTAATATTGAAAACGCATCATAAGATGCGTTTTTTTGTTTATTTTTCATAGTTTAGTATCACTTAAAATATTTAGTTACTATAAGATATATTCAATATATTTGATTTATTTAAAGAAATATCATTACAAAATTTTGTATGTAACAGT
It contains:
- a CDS encoding M13 family metallopeptidase, which codes for MKKLNIAVLAFSGIVFLNSCGTSKNMETPKAETTVAVDEPAKQETKEEGLNLSYMDKTVRPQDDFFNYVNGNWVKNTQIPSDKASWGSFNALRENVDDASLSILNKILTEKYSEGSEGQKIQNLYASFMDISKRNADGLNPIKGDLAKIDAIKNVNDLQKYLLEATKLGDNSFYGWRVGADMKNSKMNAVYLGGPDLGLGRDYYQKVNEANTKTLAEYQKYVSQLFGVLGYKNSDAAAKNVVDFEKQLANYLLTLEQNRDANLRYNPKNVSELSGLVKNVNLPKYLKEAGVNTDKVIVGELKYYQNMDQFINQKNLPLLKDYLKYHVVNGNASNLSESLDDIRFNFYSKYLQGQKEQRAMDKRGLALVNGVLGEAFGKLYVDEYFTPESKQQMEMYIDYILKSFKNHINEMDWMSPETKVKAQEKLSKFTVKIAYPDQWKDYSRLKVDAPAQGATLYSNLQNVSAWQYEKSLEKVGKPVDKTEWGMSPQTVNAYYSGSNNEIVFPAAILQPPFYNPKADAAVNFGGIGAVIGHEISHGFDDSGSRFDGDGNLNNWWTEQDRNNFDAKVAQLAAQYNAYEPVKGSFVNGKFTSGENIGDLGGVAVAYDALQMYLKDKGNPGLISGFNQDQRFFMSWATVWRTKSTDQYMINQVKTDPHSPGYFRAFGPLVNQDGFIKAFDIKPGDKLYKAPEERIKIW
- a CDS encoding M13 family metallopeptidase, with the protein product MKKLTLSLFLLAGICSQNTLNAQAKSTKTVSTTDKGLDISLMDKSIRPQDDFYNYVSGTWMKTAKIPSDKPTWGSFNKLADDTDNNSMTILNSLLKDKFADGSEGKKIQDLYATYMNMEKRNADGIKPIQENINKIDAIKNLKDLQNYLTSVTKEGDNAFYSWGVYSDLKDSNMNAVYLGDASLGMGRDYYQKVDVKNTEALAEYQKYVASMLKELGYKNADEAAKGVVDYEKNIAKNLLTNEQSRDNTLQYNPKTIAELSSLVKNVDLASYLKKVGVDTNRVIIGEIGYYKNFDQLVNEKNVPVIKDYLKFHMINGGASYLSEKLGDTKFAFYGKYLRGQQEQRALNKRGYELINGSLGEAFGKLYVEKYFPAEAKAQMVELIDYLKKSFGVHINNLAWMSSTTKEKAMQKLNKFTVKVAYPDTWKDYSKLNITPESKGGNLYSNLQNIAEWQYNKDLAKIGKPVDKTEWGMTPQTVNAYYNPVYNEIVFPAAILQPPFFNPKADAAVNFGGIGAVIGHEISHGFDDSGAQFDAEGNLVDWWTPEDKANFEKATKALAAQYDKYEPVKGTFVNGTFTNGENIADLGGVNIAYDALQMYLKDKGNPGVISGYTQDQRFFLSWATVWRTLSSEKYMVNQVKTDPHSPGYFRSFGPLTNVDAFYKAFDVKPGDKLYKKPEDRIKIW